AGCAAACTTCAAGATGTAGAATCTACAATTGCCGTAAAATCGTCTCAATATACAGAAAATAGCCCAAATATTCAAAATCTGCTGATTCAAAAACAAAATTTACTGAATTTAATTCTCAAAGAAAGATCGCAGATTTTGGGAATAAAATTGTCAAATACGAATATGAATTCTTTATATTCAGCCGCACCAAATTCTGCTCGTCTGCGAGAAATTCAGAAATTTATGGAGACAACTAAGCAAATTGAACTATTGAAAACCCAAAAACAATCTCTTAATCAATCTGAACTTTCTCTGCGGAAGCAAGTTAAACAGTTTCCCTTTTTAATCCGCCAAAAAGATGATTTAGAACGACAATTAAAAATTGCTGTTGATAATCTAAATCGTTTTTTAAACGAACGGGAAAGATTACGCATAGATGCGGCCCAAAAGCAAATACCTTGGCAGATACTTACTCCTCCTACTCAGCCTGAAAATCTTGCACTAAGTACCGTACAAACTTTAATCTTAGGAGTGCTTTTAGGGTTATTATTAAGCACAGGATTGGCTTTGCTTATAGATACACTCAACAATGTTTTTTACAATCTTGAAGAAATTAAAGATAAAACTAAACTACCAATATTAGGAAATATCCCTAATATTAAATTTAGCCAAAATGGTAAGCTTTCTCAAAGACTTAATCCATCAAATTTTTGGGAATCCTTTCGCTCTATTCACACAAATATTTCTCTCCTAAATAGTGATAATTCTATCCGTTCTCTAGCAATTATTTCAGCTACTGCTGGAGATGGTAAATCAACCATTGCTATTTACTTAGCTCAGACAGCAGCAGCAATGGGTAAACGGGTGTTATTAGTAGATGCAAATCTGCGTCATCCTAGTATCCACGAAATATTGAATTTACCCAATACGGAAGGATTAAGCAATCTTATTACTGAAGAACTAAGTTTTGAGGATGTTATCCACAGAAACAGTAGCGGTATCGGTGAAAAAAATGATGATGTGAGGAAAAAAAATTCAAAAAATATAGAACAATTATCCTTGGGGCATAACTTATCTATCTTAACTACTGGTCAAATTCCCTCCAATCCTACAATTTTACTTTCATCTCCTCAAATGAAAAATTTGACAGCACAATTTAAACAAAATTTTGACTTAATTATATATGATACATCACATTTATTAGGTTTTGCAGATACTAATCTGCTTACCAGACATATAGATGCAAGTATTTTAGTTATCAGAATAGGTAAAACAAACCGTTCTTGTTTAGCAAAAGGATTAGAGCAATTAAATTTTTCTTCCACTCCTATGTTAGGTGCTATCGCTATTGATTTATAAGAAAAAATTTACTCAGATTTTAAATATCTGGTGAATATTTTTGCAACTACAACAACATAATCTAAAAAAGATATGCTAAACGCAAACAAGGAAATTCCAATTCAAAATCTTACTTCATCCTTAGAATTTGAACCTGCAAAAATTGATATAATTGGCTCTCCTGTAACTGCCTTACCCTTTGAGGTACAAATCAATATTATTTTAGAATGGGCTATGAATAAAGTCAGCAAAGTTATTTGTGTGGCTAATACTCATATGCTAGTAGAATCTTATTGGCAGCCTGAATTTTCTTCTGTTTTAAAGAATGCAGATATTGTTACTCCTGATGGGATGCCACTGGTTTGGATGTTAAAATTAATGGGTGCTGGTACTCAAAACCGCGTTGCTGGTATGGATATTCTTTTATCTTTGTGTAAATTAGCTCCACTAAGAGATATTCATCTTTTTTTCTTAGGTGCTAATCCAATAACTTTAGCCCAAATGAGAAAGAATTTAGCACAGTTTTTTCCGAATGTGACAATTGCTGGAATGGAGCCTTTACCATTCCGTCCACTCACACCTAAAGAGGATGAAGCTATTATTAAAAAAATTCACGATAGTGGAGCAGGAATAGTTTTAGTAGCTCTAGGATGTCCAAAACAAGAGTTTTGGATGGATCAACACAAAGACAAAATTCAGGCTGTCATGATTGGTTTGGGGGGAGCATTTTCTGTTTTTGCAGATACTCACAAAAGAGCGCCCTATTGGCTACGTCATTTAGGAGCGGAGTGGTTATATCGTCTGATTCAAGAACCATTGAGACTATTCAGTCGCTACGGTACAACTATCCCAGTTTTTATATGGCTGGCTTTAAAGCAATACCTTGGACTCAAAAAAGAGTGTCAACCACCCATCACTTCCCTTCGGGTAAGTGAGGGCTTGTAAAAGTCTAGTTGACCAGACTCAGTTCTTGACCGAACTACGTTAGAGGTAAGAGTTAAAGACCTACCAGGGGATGCGTAGCTAGTTCCCTGCTCTAGAACTTTTAAGTTAAACAGGTTTAAGGGTTAAACCAGTGCTTTTAAGATAGTTACCGACCTCTAACATTGTCGTTCGCGCCAGCGTGCCGGAGGCATTCAGCTAACATTACCCGAAAGGAGGGACTTCATGTCCAAAATATTTGTAATTGACACTGACAAACGACCATTAGATCCAATCCATTCAGCACAGACTAGGCAATTCCTAAAAAACAAAAAAGCAGCAATATTTAGACAGTTTCCGTTCACAATTATTCTCAAAGAATCGCGTCCTGATTCTCCTGTTTCTCCTTTGAGATTAAAATTCAAACCGGAGACATTGTTAAAGCTGTTGTCATAAAAGGTAAAAAGATTGGGGCATATATCGGACGAGTAGCAGTGAGAACTAGCGGTAGTTTCAATATCTCAACAGCGTCTGGACTGATTCAAGGCATCTCTCATAAATACTGTAAATCAATTCACAAAAAGGACGGTTACGAATATGGAAAATAAAAGATTTGTTAATTGCTCAACTGTCCCTCTCATTGTTTGTGCTGGCGCACAAAATTACTCAAGGGACGTTTCACAATTAACCCAAATTCCTCCCATCACCAAACTAAGTACAGTTTTGGTGGGGGTCTCCTGGAGGTTTAGATGAAGAGAGAGGGTTGATGTAGTAGAGTTATATTGATAGCGTGGCTTACTTCACGCTATCAGCAAACCCTAATTATGAATTTCTGCAAAAATGCGATCGCAAATTTTTGATTCTTGATGACTTAATTGTTTTAATTTATGAGTTAAATCTGCTGTTAGCCTTTTAGCTTCTAGCTTTAAATTTCCATTCATATAATCTACAGCTTTAATAGGTTCACCAATATGAATATTCACATCAGTACCCCAATGAGGATAGGGTTCACTGTACTGAATACCGACAGGTATAATTTTAGTTCCTAATCCTGGGTAGCTTGATTCAGCAGTCATAGCTAAACGGGCGATTCCTGCTTTGAGAGGGTGAAGTTGACCATCACGATGAATACCACCTTCGGGATAAATAACTAACATTTCCCCTTGTTGCATTAACTCTACTGTATGCCGGAGAGTAGAGATCGCCGGACGTTGAGTATTCACAGGAAACCCCCCCATTCGCAGCACAAACCAACCTTGCAGCCCCTGACATTCATTACTCGTTACCATAAATCGCATATCTCTACCCGTCACACAACGACCAGTAGCGTAGGGCAAAACCAAGGAATCCCAACGGGAACGATGGGTAGGAGCAAGAATAACAGGACCACTTGTCGGAATATTTTCGCGTCCAGTCACTTTAATATGCCCAAAGAAAGATGGCAAAACTATGTAACGCCCTAGAAAATAAGCTACAGGAATTAACCACGGAGAAACCCGTGAGGTACTCTGAGCCATCAATGGTGGCCGAGCGGAGTTGAGGTGAGGATTTATCGGCACATTTGTGGTTTTTGAATGGCGGTTAGTAGAAGCAAAGTATGATTTGATCATAACGGCGGCTGATTTTTTAGCGAATAAAAGATGACACAAACTTGATTATGTCCACCGTAGATTTTCTTGGGTAATTTTTGTTTTCCCATCTGGACAGTTTGATCTGTGTCTGTTATTTTTGCTGACGTTGGGTAGCAAACCAACTTTGTAATTGTTCTCGACAATCTGATTCTAGAACACCTCCTAGCACTTTCAGACGGTGATTAGAGGCTGGGTGATCAGGGATGTTGATAACAGTACGAATTGCACCAGTTTTAGTATCGTCTATCCCATAGATCAATTTTCCTAATCGGGAATGAACTATAGCACCGGCACACATCGGACAGGGTTCTAGAGTTACATATAAAGTACATTGATGCAAGCGCCAACTTTGTAAAATTTGACTAGCAGCCCGAATCGCCATAATTTCCGCGTGCGCGGTCGGATCTTGATCCCGTTCTTTGCGATTTTCACCGACAGCAACCACGTGATTGCCTGTGTCAACAATCACAGCACCAACAGGAACTTCCCCAGCATTACCTGCCACCTGTGCTAATTCCAGGGCGTAATTCATCCATTTTCTATGTTTTAAATATTCTGGGTATTCAAGCATGGGAGGAGTCAGTTGTCAGTTGTCAGTTGTCAGTTGTCAGTTGTCAGTGGTTAGTTGTCAGTGGTTCAGAAGAAGAAAGGAAGAAGAAGGGAAAATAAGCAGAAAATTACCCAATTATCAATTACCCATTACCCGCCAACTCAGATAATAGGGGGTCAAGTTGAGCTTTTGTATCTAGCTGATACAGGTCATCACAACCGCCAATATGTTGATTATTAATGAAGATTTGGGGGACGCTGCGGCCACCGTTGGCGCGTTCTGCCATGTTTGCTCTAGCTGTTTCGTCGCCATCAATTTTGTATTCGGTGAAATTAACACCTTTCCACCATAGTAGCATTTTGGCGCGAATGCAATAGGGACAAGTTTGCCAAGTATAAATTTCAACATTGGCTTTGATTCGCTCTGGATGGCGACCTAGAAGGGAATTGAAGAATTTTAGCATATTGTTAATTAAGAGGTTTTCTTTTCATTAAATCTCATCTAGAAACATCCAGTTTAATAGATTGAGTCGCCTTAGTCGTACTCCCAACATGATATATTTTTCAAGAGTATCAATAAATGTTTCAATTATTTGGAAACTTTTTTCAGGTTCTTGTAAAAAACTGGATTATGAAATTTAGCAAATTATCTGTAATTTTACCTGGTATAGCCGCCCCTTTAATCTTGATTTTGAGTGGTTGTAGTGATGAACCACAAAATAATACAAAGAATCCTGTTAGCAAGCCCCAAGGAGAAGTTACTCGCGTCCTCTGGAACCGCATTAAAAGCCGTGGACAGCTTGTTTGTGGGACTAGCGGTGAACTACCAGGATTTAGTTTTGTGGGGACTGACGGCAAATATAGCGGTATTGACGTTGATATTTGTCGGGCTATAGCAGCAGCAGTATTTGATAATCCTGATGCTGTAGAATACCGCAATCTCAACGCTAAAGAGCGATTTACAGCTTTGCAAACTGGAGAAATAGATATTCTCAGTCGCAATACTAGCTGGACTTTTAGCCGCGCAACTTCCCAAGGTTTAGATTTTGCCCCGGTGGTATTTTACGATGGTCAAGCTGTAATGGTTCGCAAAAATAGCAATATTAAATCTATCAAAGACCTGAAAGACAAAGCTATTTGTGTGCAAACTGGAACTACCACTGAACAGAATTTAGCAGACCAAATGCGGAAACGGGGTCTTACTTATAAATCCGTTGTTTTTGAGGATGTGAATGTTACCTTTGCAACCTATGCGGAAGGTCGTTGTGATGCTGTGACAACAGACCGTTCTGGGTTAGTTTCTCGACGCACAACCCTACCTAAACCAGAAGATAATGTGATTTTAGATGATGTTCTTTCTTCCGAACCTCTTGCGCCAGCAGTTGCTAAAGGCGACACTAAGTGGAGTGATATAGTTAAGTGGACTGTTTATGCTTTGGTAAAAGCAGAAGAATTGGGAATTAATTCTCAAAATTTAGCAGAGTTTGCAAATAGCAAAGATCCCGAGATTAAACGTTTTTTAGGAACAGAAGGAAACCTGGGAGAAGGAATTGGTTTGACAAATGATTTTGCTGCCAGGATAGTAAAACACGTTGGTAATTATGGCGAAATTTATGATCACAATTTGGGAACAAAGACCAAGATAAATCTTCCTCGTGGTCAAAATCAACTGGGAATAAAAGGGGGATTACTTTATTCTCCACCTTTTCGGTAAAAAATATTGGGCGACTAGAAGTCACTACTACACAAGCAAAGTCCACCTCCGTGGACTAATATAAATAATATAAAATTAGAGATTTATTAACCTGCGAAGGCAGGTTTTGTCTGTATAGCTGCTACTTCTAGTAGCCCGGAGTAAAAATATTGGGCGACTAGAAGTCACTACTACACAAGCAAAGTCCACCTCCGTGGACTAATATAAATAATATAAAATTAGAGATTTATTAACCTGCGAAGGCAGGTTTTGTCTGTATAGCTGCTACTTCTAGTAGCCCGGAGTAAAAATATTGGGCGACTAGAAGTCACTACTACACAAGCAAAGTCCACCTCCGTGGACTAATATAAATAATATAAAATTAGAGATTTATTAACCTGCGAAGGCAGGTTTTGTCTGTATAGCCGCTACTTCTAGTAGCCCGGAGTAAAAATATTGGGCGACTAGAAGTCACTACTACACAAGCAAAGTCCACCTCCGTGGACTAATATAAATAATATAAAATTAGAGATTTATTAACCTGCGAAGGCAGGTTTTGTCTGTATAGTTCCGCGACTTCTAGTCGTTCGGAGTATAATAACCCAAGTTGCTAGTTATATAGTTGAGGCTGGTAATGGGTAATAAAATCCCAGTTTTAATCCTGTTAATCCTTAAATCCTGGATATCCTGATTCTGACAGTTTCCGTAACTAGCAACTTATGTTAATAAATTAAACCAATGACTAATTCTAAACCTCCATTATGGCGTGATAATCGGTTTTGGCAAAATGCTATCCAGCTAGTTTTTGTGTTTTTAGCAATATTGATAGTTATGATCTTGTGGGGGAATGTCAGACGAAATTTACAACAATTAGGAATTCAATTTGGCTTTAATTTTCTCAAGCAACAAGCATCTTTTGATATTGGTGAAACTCTGATTAACTATAAACCAACGGATGCTTATAATTACGCTTTATTAGTGGGATTAATTAATTCCCTACGAATAGCAGTTATGGGAATTTTTCTCACCACAATTGTGGGAATTACTGCGGGAATTGCGCGACTGTCAGATAATTGGTTAGTGAGAAATATTACTGTAGTTTATGTAGAAGTTTTTCGGAATACACCATTATTATTGCAGTTGCTATTTTGGTACTTTGCGGTTTTCTTGAGTTTTCCCAAAGCCGAAAATAAAAGTTCCTTTTTGGGTTTTGCTAAATTTAGTCAAAACGGAATTGAACTTCCTTGGTTTACCTTGTCTCCAGAGTTTTCTAGTTTGTTATTGGGGTTGACTTTTTACACAGGTGCATTTATTGCGGAAATTGTCCGGGGGGGAATTCAATCAGTACCGAAAGGACAAATAGAAGCAGCCAAATCCTTGGGATTAAAACCAGGTTTAGCAATGCGATTGGTGATTTTTCCCCAAGCTTTGCGGGTGATTATTCCCCCATTAACTAGTCAATATTTAAATTTAACAAAAAATTCCAGTTTAGCGATCGCAATCGGTTATCCTGATATTTATTTTGTTGCTTCTACCACTTTTAACCAAACTGGTAAAGCTGTAGAAGTGATGCTGTTAATTATGATTACCTATCTGACTTTGAGTTTAATGATTTCCCTGACTATGAATTTATTTAATCGTTCTGTGCAAATTAAAGAAAGATAAAAAGAATAACCCCACCCCCAACCCCCTCCCCGCTCTTCGAGAGGGGGCTATGATATACCTGATACTTTTAGGAAATACTATGATAATTAAACTTACTTGGTTAAGAAAAAATCTCTTTAATAATTGGTACAATAGTTTATTAACTGTTGTTTGTTTTATATTTCTATTTTGGCTATTTCAAGGATTTTTTACTTGGTTAATTACTAAAGCACAATGGCAAGTAATCCAAGTTAATTTACAATTATTTTTAGTAGGAAGATTTCCTCAAAGTTTAGCTTGGCGGATTTGGGTTGTTTTGGGAATATCTACAACTTTAGCCGCAATTACTGGGGGTGCATTTACCAAAAAAGCAATATTTACAAAACACAATTTTCTGATTTCTACTCTTATTATTGGCGTTTTATTATTTATTGTCCCAATACCATTAATAAACCGTTTATGGTTATTATTAATTACAGGTTTAATCTTTGCAGGTTTGATAATTGGTCAAAAATTCACTAAAATCATTACACCTTGGCTTTCGCTTATTTGGTTATTATCTTTTCCCATAATTATCTGGTTAATTGGTGGAGGTTTAGGATTACAATCTGTATCAACAAGCCTATGGAATGGGTTATTACTTACCCTATTAATGGCAATAATTAGTATTGTTCTTTCCTTCCCTATGGGAGTTTTACTCGCATTAGGAAGAACAAGTAATTTACCTGTAGTGCGGTGGTTTTCTATTCTTTATATTGAAATTGTCAGAGGATTACCATTAATTGGAATTTTGTTTTTAGCCCAAGTCATGTTACCCTTATTCTTACCAGCAGACTTACGTTTAGATAGATTACTCAGAGGAATTACCGGATTAATATTATTTAGTGCAGCATACATGGCCGAAAACGTGCGCGGGGGATTACAAGCAATTCCCAGAGGACAAATAGAAGCAGCCAAAGCCCTAGGATTAAATACACCTTTAGTCTTGATATTAGTAATATTACCCCAAGCCTTACGCGCAGTTATTCCGGCAATTGTCGGTCAATTTATTGGCTTATTTAAAGACACCTCACTTTTATCATTAGTGGGATTAGTAGAATTAACAGGAATGGCCCGCTCTATATTAGCACAACCGCAGTTTTTAGGAAGATATGCAGAAGTATATTTATTTATTGGTTTGATTTATTGGCTATTTTGTTATTCCATGTCATTAGCTGCTAAAAACCTAGAAAAACAATTAACAACATAGGTTAGGTTGACGCTCATGTTACCCAACATTTATTAAGATTATTAAAATAGGAGTAATCTATGACAGAATCAAAACCCATAATAATTGCTAAAGATGTTCATAAATGGTATGGTAAATTTCATGTTCTCCAAGGTGTCAGTTTGACCGTAGAACGGGGAGAAGTCGTGGTTTTAATGGGACCTTCCGGTTCAGGAAAATCAACCTTCATTAGAACATTTAACGCTTTAGAAGAATATCAACAGGGAATTATTACCATTGACGGAATTACAATCAGTCATGATTTAAAAAATATTGAAACCATTCGGAAAGAAGTGGGGATGGTATTTCAGCAATTTAACTTATTTCCCCATTTAACAGTTCTCCAAAATATCACATTAGCGCCAACCTATGTCCGCAAAATATCCAAAGTTAAAGCCGAAGAATTAGCAATGCAATTATTAGAAAGAGTGGGAATTTTAGCACAAGCGCAAAAATATCCAGGACAATTATCTGGAGGACAACAACAACGAGTAGCCATAGCGCGTGCATTAGCAATGCAACCAAAAATCATGTTATTTGATGAACCCACATCAGCATTAGATCCAGAAATGGTGAGAGAAGTTTTAGATGTCATGCGAAATTTAGCCAGTGAAGGAATGACAATGGTAGTTGTCACCCATGAAGTCGGATTTGCGCGGGAAGTTGCTGATAGAGTGGTGCTAATGGATAGCGGTTTGTTAGTTGAATCCTCTACCCCCGACACCTTTTTTACTAATCCCAAAGAAGAGAGAACCAGAAAATTTTTATCACAAATTCTTTAGAGGGTGTTTGAAAAGTATTAAATAAAACCAATAATCTCCAAAAACCTAACCCCCCTGCCCCCCTTCCCTAGGAGGGAAGGGGGGTTTCAAAGCCTCTCCCCGCTTCGGGGAGAGGTTTGGAGAGGGGTTAATTTATACCTTGAAAACTTTTAAAACATCCTCTTAAAGAAGAGAACTCCAAAAAATAAATTATCCAATATTGTGGGATGGGCATCTGGCCCCTCCTGATATTATTAGCAGCCTGTTTAGGCTATACCACAAACAATTCTGGAATATTTTTTTATTTGCAAGTCTCTACAAGGATAAAAACCCCCTCAATAAATATATTTAGGAGAATTTTAATTTTTCTTCTCTTCTATCTTCTTCTTCTTCTTTTCTTCCTTCGTGTCCTTCGTCCCTATCCCTGACGGGACGCTCCGCGAACGTGGTTCATTCAATCCATATTCCTCAAAGGAGTTGACCAAACTATTAATTCACCCTGTTCACCACCAGCGGCTAATAATTGTCCTTGAGGATGCCAAGATAGAGTAGAAAAACCTGCCAAAGTGTCAGTAAAAATCTGTGATACTTCTTTGTTTTCATCCCACAAACACAACCAACCGTCAGCGCCAGCAGAAGCGAGAATAAAGCTTTGAGGTGCAAAAGATATAGCTTGAATAATATCCACATGATTGGTTAATACTTGCGCTTCCCAACCTACAGATTCATCTGCGGACTTTTCCCATAAAACTATGCCCTCAACGCTGGAAACAGCCAGCAGTGGCGCACCAGTGGATGTTTTTAGTTCTGACCATGCTAGATGACGAATTTTCCCTGGAAAGCCCCGCATGACCCAAGGATCAGGGTTTTCCCATTGTAAAACAGTGAGAGTCCGATCCATATTTCCAGATGCTAAATATTCACCATCACTAGACCAAGCTATTGCTGTACTGACGGTAGACATTGCAAGTATAAATGGTTCTTGGTTCCAATCTTGAGTAGACCAAACTTTCACCCCTTTATAGCCATTAATAGCCAAATATTTGCCATCTTTGCGCCAATCAATTCCCAAAATTGAGGAATCATTAAAGGTGAGAGTGACAACAATTTCTGATGTGTCTGCATCCCAAATTTGCACATAACGCCCTAAACTAAAAGCTAGTTGATTACTAGTATGATTCCATGCTAATTGATCAACCCAAACAGGGGCATTTTCTAAGGTGGTAATTAATTTATTTTCGCACCAAATTTTCACTTTTCCATCTTGTCCACCAATGGCTAAATATTTACCATCATGGGAAAAAGCCAAACAATTTACTGCTTTATCTGTGGCAGATTGCAAGGTTATTAATTCGTCATTTTTCCATAAAACAACTTCTCCAGCAGCAGAACTAGCTGCGAGTATTTCACCTTGAGGAGACCAAGCTAAAGCAGTGACGTAATCTGCAAGTTTTGTGGAATAATGTTTGGTAAATTCTGGAGATGTACTGGTTGTTAAGTTCATAGTTTTTATATTTTATTTTCAGTATTGGGGCGACTAGAAGTCGCTACTACACAAGCAAAGTCCACCTGCGTGGACTAAATTTATAACCCACGAAGGTGGGTTTTGTCTGTATAGCTGTGACTTCTAGTCGCCTTTTTTTCTAACTCATGCAAGCAAAAAAATCTTGTTTCAATTTAGCTTCATCTAAATTTCTACCAATAAATACAAGTTCATTTTTACGCTTTTCATTGACTTTCCAAGGTCTATCGGCTTTACCCTCAAATATCATGTGGACTCCTTGGAAAACAAAACGATCATCTTCATTTTCAATATTTAAAATCCCCTTCATTCTGAAAATATCTGTCCCTTGAGTTCTGAGTAATTCTGACATCCAGGCATTGATTTTTTCACCATTTACAGAACCATCTGCAACTATAGCCACAGAATAAACACTTTCATCATGAACATGAGCATCTTCTCCTAAGAAATGAGGATCAATTTCTAAAGCATGATCTAAATTAAATGCGTTCACTCCTAATAAAGCTGACATTGCTAATTCAGAATTATGGGTGCGGTGAATTTTTGCCATTGCATTCATTGAGCGAATACGAGTTTCTAACTCATTTAAAACTTCTGGTGTTACTAAATCAGTTTTATTCAATAAAATCACATCAGCAAAAGCAATTTGTTCTTGGGCTTCGTCTGCTTCCCAATGTTGCCAAATATGTTTAGCATCAACAACTGTCACTACTGCATCTAAGGACAATTGACTTTGCAAATCTTCATCCACAAAAAACGTTTGAATTACAGGTGCAGGATCAGCTAATCCGGTGGTTTCAATGACTAAATGATCAAACTTATCACGGCGTTTCATTAAGTTGCCAATGATGCGAATTAAATCACCACGAACTGTACAACAAATACAGCCATTATTCATTTCAAATATTTCTTCATCTGCATCAATTACCAATTGATTATCAATACCTACTTCTCCAAATTCATTAACAATAACGGCGACTTTTTTACCGTGTTCGTAGGTAAGAATATGATTTAACAACGTGGTTTTACCCGCGCCTA
The window above is part of the Dolichospermum sp. DET69 genome. Proteins encoded here:
- a CDS encoding ABC transporter permease subunit (The N-terminal region of this protein, as described by TIGR01726, is a three transmembrane segment that identifies a subfamily of ABC transporter permease subunits, which specificities that include histidine, arginine, glutamine, glutamate, L-cystine (sic), the opines (in Agrobacterium) octopine and nopaline, etc.), giving the protein MTNSKPPLWRDNRFWQNAIQLVFVFLAILIVMILWGNVRRNLQQLGIQFGFNFLKQQASFDIGETLINYKPTDAYNYALLVGLINSLRIAVMGIFLTTIVGITAGIARLSDNWLVRNITVVYVEVFRNTPLLLQLLFWYFAVFLSFPKAENKSSFLGFAKFSQNGIELPWFTLSPEFSSLLLGLTFYTGAFIAEIVRGGIQSVPKGQIEAAKSLGLKPGLAMRLVIFPQALRVIIPPLTSQYLNLTKNSSLAIAIGYPDIYFVASTTFNQTGKAVEVMLLIMITYLTLSLMISLTMNLFNRSVQIKER
- a CDS encoding WecB/TagA/CpsF family glycosyltransferase, with translation MLNANKEIPIQNLTSSLEFEPAKIDIIGSPVTALPFEVQINIILEWAMNKVSKVICVANTHMLVESYWQPEFSSVLKNADIVTPDGMPLVWMLKLMGAGTQNRVAGMDILLSLCKLAPLRDIHLFFLGANPITLAQMRKNLAQFFPNVTIAGMEPLPFRPLTPKEDEAIIKKIHDSGAGIVLVALGCPKQEFWMDQHKDKIQAVMIGLGGAFSVFADTHKRAPYWLRHLGAEWLYRLIQEPLRLFSRYGTTIPVFIWLALKQYLGLKKECQPPITSLRVSEGL
- a CDS encoding amino acid ABC transporter substrate-binding protein; protein product: MMKFSKLSVILPGIAAPLILILSGCSDEPQNNTKNPVSKPQGEVTRVLWNRIKSRGQLVCGTSGELPGFSFVGTDGKYSGIDVDICRAIAAAVFDNPDAVEYRNLNAKERFTALQTGEIDILSRNTSWTFSRATSQGLDFAPVVFYDGQAVMVRKNSNIKSIKDLKDKAICVQTGTTTEQNLADQMRKRGLTYKSVVFEDVNVTFATYAEGRCDAVTTDRSGLVSRRTTLPKPEDNVILDDVLSSEPLAPAVAKGDTKWSDIVKWTVYALVKAEELGINSQNLAEFANSKDPEIKRFLGTEGNLGEGIGLTNDFAARIVKHVGNYGEIYDHNLGTKTKINLPRGQNQLGIKGGLLYSPPFR
- a CDS encoding AAA family ATPase, with translation MRKKSYSQQRLSQINEHQRQPKSFVYTVQTEEEKEGGLNLGQLLAVIHRRIFVIIIGTTAVASASVGLAWNSPPMYSGKFEILTEPITAEDKVARDDRSRTDEIANKIDETKLKILQSPKLMSPITQKVQKYYPDSSTPKLNIKLLPNTQIVEVTYQDPNSDKVLLVLNKASEAYLKYSLDERQTETKLGIEFVEQQVPKLLVRVTNLQLRLQNFCQKYGIIDAQVQGQQLANQLDQIVQKRIDNEIQLARIQTLYTILQKQLQLDSNESEAISALSESPDYQKLLSKLQDVESTIAVKSSQYTENSPNIQNLLIQKQNLLNLILKERSQILGIKLSNTNMNSLYSAAPNSARLREIQKFMETTKQIELLKTQKQSLNQSELSLRKQVKQFPFLIRQKDDLERQLKIAVDNLNRFLNERERLRIDAAQKQIPWQILTPPTQPENLALSTVQTLILGVLLGLLLSTGLALLIDTLNNVFYNLEEIKDKTKLPILGNIPNIKFSQNGKLSQRLNPSNFWESFRSIHTNISLLNSDNSIRSLAIISATAGDGKSTIAIYLAQTAAAMGKRVLLVDANLRHPSIHEILNLPNTEGLSNLITEELSFEDVIHRNSSGIGEKNDDVRKKNSKNIEQLSLGHNLSILTTGQIPSNPTILLSSPQMKNLTAQFKQNFDLIIYDTSHLLGFADTNLLTRHIDASILVIRIGKTNRSCLAKGLEQLNFSSTPMLGAIAIDL
- a CDS encoding amino acid ABC transporter permease; its protein translation is MIIKLTWLRKNLFNNWYNSLLTVVCFIFLFWLFQGFFTWLITKAQWQVIQVNLQLFLVGRFPQSLAWRIWVVLGISTTLAAITGGAFTKKAIFTKHNFLISTLIIGVLLFIVPIPLINRLWLLLITGLIFAGLIIGQKFTKIITPWLSLIWLLSFPIIIWLIGGGLGLQSVSTSLWNGLLLTLLMAIISIVLSFPMGVLLALGRTSNLPVVRWFSILYIEIVRGLPLIGILFLAQVMLPLFLPADLRLDRLLRGITGLILFSAAYMAENVRGGLQAIPRGQIEAAKALGLNTPLVLILVILPQALRAVIPAIVGQFIGLFKDTSLLSLVGLVELTGMARSILAQPQFLGRYAEVYLFIGLIYWLFCYSMSLAAKNLEKQLTT
- the grxC gene encoding glutaredoxin 3, whose protein sequence is MLKFFNSLLGRHPERIKANVEIYTWQTCPYCIRAKMLLWWKGVNFTEYKIDGDETARANMAERANGGRSVPQIFINNQHIGGCDDLYQLDTKAQLDPLLSELAGNG
- a CDS encoding 1-acyl-sn-glycerol-3-phosphate acyltransferase; the encoded protein is MIKSYFASTNRHSKTTNVPINPHLNSARPPLMAQSTSRVSPWLIPVAYFLGRYIVLPSFFGHIKVTGRENIPTSGPVILAPTHRSRWDSLVLPYATGRCVTGRDMRFMVTSNECQGLQGWFVLRMGGFPVNTQRPAISTLRHTVELMQQGEMLVIYPEGGIHRDGQLHPLKAGIARLAMTAESSYPGLGTKIIPVGIQYSEPYPHWGTDVNIHIGEPIKAVDYMNGNLKLEAKRLTADLTHKLKQLSHQESKICDRIFAEIHN
- the tadA gene encoding tRNA adenosine(34) deaminase TadA, with the translated sequence MLEYPEYLKHRKWMNYALELAQVAGNAGEVPVGAVIVDTGNHVVAVGENRKERDQDPTAHAEIMAIRAASQILQSWRLHQCTLYVTLEPCPMCAGAIVHSRLGKLIYGIDDTKTGAIRTVINIPDHPASNHRLKVLGGVLESDCREQLQSWFATQRQQK